One part of the Deltaproteobacteria bacterium genome encodes these proteins:
- a CDS encoding phosphatase PAP2 family protein, producing MMESQSQTASTAPRHRRRGIISLLLIGSYIVLMLAFHKKLRPDQIFLILAFVALLLWGKTGGRRFIIDWAPFTFFLIAYDGMRGLADYLAPHIQIRLPFLMEQWCFGWLTGGQPIPFLLQWWRQSLGSSWISQLCSVVSGLMYSIHFVAPFLFAWIVWYVDRDRAGFYRFAYSLTLLNVLALITFYLFPAAPPWYVWKYHFATPNLAAFNHGDPGGLIHLDALLRVPIFSSIYNDLNPNAFAAVPSLHGSYPLMIVAHAWSRWKHATAHLAMIIYVATTWFAACYLNHHYVIDLVIGATYVFMAITLYRRVLGPHCVERWIREPATIPTPSPASSC from the coding sequence ATGATGGAGAGTCAATCACAAACCGCGTCCACAGCGCCGCGACATCGGCGCCGCGGGATCATCTCATTGCTCTTGATCGGCAGTTATATCGTCCTGATGCTCGCCTTTCATAAGAAGCTGCGACCGGATCAGATCTTCCTGATATTAGCCTTCGTCGCGCTGCTGTTGTGGGGAAAGACCGGCGGGCGGCGCTTTATCATCGATTGGGCCCCATTTACTTTTTTCCTGATCGCCTACGATGGCATGCGCGGATTGGCTGATTATCTGGCGCCGCACATCCAAATACGCCTGCCATTTCTCATGGAGCAATGGTGTTTCGGATGGCTGACCGGCGGCCAACCGATTCCCTTTCTCTTGCAGTGGTGGCGTCAGTCGCTTGGGTCTTCATGGATATCGCAGCTCTGCAGTGTGGTCAGCGGATTGATGTACTCGATCCACTTTGTGGCGCCCTTCCTTTTTGCGTGGATCGTGTGGTACGTGGACCGCGATCGTGCGGGATTTTATCGATTCGCGTACTCACTCACGCTCCTGAACGTGCTGGCACTCATCACCTTCTACCTCTTCCCGGCGGCGCCGCCGTGGTATGTCTGGAAATATCATTTTGCCACTCCCAATCTCGCGGCCTTCAATCACGGAGATCCGGGGGGCTTGATCCATCTCGACGCCCTACTCCGGGTGCCGATCTTTTCCTCTATTTATAATGATCTGAATCCCAATGCCTTTGCGGCCGTGCCTTCATTGCACGGATCCTATCCGCTGATGATCGTCGCGCACGCCTGGTCTCGCTGGAAACATGCAACTGCGCATCTCGCAATGATCATCTATGTGGCGACCACGTGGTTTGCGGCCTGCTATTTGAATCATCACTACGTGATCGATCTGGTCATCGGCGCAACGTACGTCTTCATGGCCATCACGCTGTATCGGCGCGTTCTCGGCCCCCATTGTGTGGAACGCTGGATTCGTGAGCCTGCGACGATCCCGACACCCAGTCCCGCGTCATCCTGCTGA